Proteins co-encoded in one Papaver somniferum cultivar HN1 chromosome 5, ASM357369v1, whole genome shotgun sequence genomic window:
- the LOC113282123 gene encoding uncharacterized protein LOC113282123 produces MESEDLHESEIPASSNLSPREQILKDAVMKLFMARHSSEPPLLKAQKIKLIEDNISSFFPALRTRPTHPPYATMVMEAIKEMNEEGGSNVDDISKYIEMNFQGLPFAHSHFLKHYLKKLVDSGEILYSCYNACYALPPHLNCKPTSPEREKEHEQQHQQQPEQEEKRSRGRLRKKYVAGEEGDSLVGSGDLGNLSQENSVVRTDSLQLCRDNNEDLMELGGEGEKHQQGDYSNIVFALEANPLQHQRALIDCANIVVGLEASPAQQQQLMDGGRPSRIYVNQQEIVEQHHQSACVKQILEAGKRRGRGRPRRIHAHQETVEQQHQKGVVEEPLQQQQEIVEEHSQQRQYKGRGRPRKIHAHQQENVEQHHQSADSKPVVEIEPEFSQEPCPGRLLGMQEEQETEEQRNPTSAYYTVVENEEGSSQKQHSKRRGRGRPRKEPVKQETMKHHTPIVENNTVVGIEVGPLDQLSEPRGVPSKKCEAKQSEMSKSISISCDDEDGLVHAHQQEIVEQHHQNADSKPVVEIEGGSSEQPKSKRRGRGRPRKEPIKQATVMQHTPIVENITVVGIEVGPLHQSSEPQEVPSKKCEAEQSEMSESIPIFYGDEDGLIVLGEGDTLTSAIDAIDAPAMENQPQRMAVAEEGDAEQTHQLAITEQQHRNIEAILAVGTEVGYVQAEKSEKCETEHAEMIQTFYGDGSENEAQTMENQPPEMALAKEEDIEQIHQVGLIRQQHRDIDANLAIETEVAHMLGLIVLGTGNSPTSVIEALPTEYQPPWMIISDTGNTEQIHQQGIIEQHHRNIDVNLAVGTEVAHLQAEINEKFETKQAEMSESTQTFFGDEDGLIFVGSGNSFASVIEVVPLECQPPWMALSEEDDTERIHQQGMIEQQNRNTDVNLAVGTEIEHMLTEVKDKCETEQAHMSESIQFFYGDEDGLIVLGNDNSLTSAMEAPRMENQPPWMDVTEEGDTEQLHQQGMLEQQHPNIDFNLDVVIEVGHVQTEQQLNHRGSMTRTHKQSKTELEEKSESIRLCADDSTEGGLAGEVSPDKRPKEVAFPDKRRKEVVTLLQQQSKRQLRPRPHEPYKGRLRRLKHTTYHL; encoded by the exons ATGGAGTCTGAAGATCTGCATGAATCAGAAATTCCTGCTTCCTCTAATTTGTCACCCAGAGAGCAAATACTGAAAGATGCTGTGATGAAATTGTTCATGGCTAGACATTCATCTGAGCCTCCTTTACTGAAAGCACAGAAAATCAAACTcattgaagataatatttcttcGTTTTTCCCTGCTTTAAGAACCAGGCCAACTCATCCTCCTTATGCAACG ATGGTGATGGAAGCAATTAAGGAAATGAATGAAGAAGGAGGTTCAAATGTGGATGATATTTCAAAATACATTGAAATGAATTTTCAGGGGTTACCATTTGCTCACTCCCATTTTCTTAAACATTATCTCAAAAAGCTTGTTGATTCTGGTGAGATCTTATATTCTTGTTATAATGCTTGTTATGCACTCCCACCACACCTTAATTGTAAACCTACTAGTCCGGAACGGGAAAAGGAACATGAACAACAACATCAGCAGCAGCCGGAGCAGGAGGAGAAGAGGAGTCGGGGTAGGCTTCGTAAAAAATACGTGGCTGGTGAGGAAGGTGATAGTTTGGTGGGTTCCGGTGACCTTGGGAATTTGTCCCAGGAAAATTCTGTAGTACGAACTGATTCGTTACAGTTATGTCGCGATAACAATGAGGACTTGATGGAATTGGGTGGAGAAGGAGAGAAGCATCAGCAAGGCGATTACAGTAATATAGTGTTTGCACTCGAAGCGAATCCATTGCAGCATCAGCGGGCCTTGATCGATTGTGCTAATATAGTGGTTGGACTTGAAGCAAGTCCGGCACAGCAGCAACAGTTAATGGATGGAGGAAGGCCAAGTAGGATATATGTAAACCAGCAGGAAATTGTAGAGCAGCATCACCAATCTGCTTGTGTTAAGCAGATACTGGAAGCAGGAAAAAGAAGAGGTCGAGGGAGGCCACGGAGGATACATGCACACCAGGAAACAGTAGAGCAACAACACCAAAAGGGAGTTGTAGAGGAACCcttgcagcagcaacaggaaattGTAGAGGAACACTCGCAGCAGCGACAATACAAGGGCCGAGGAAGACCACGTAAGATACATGCACACCAACAGGAAAATGTAGAGCAACATCACCAGAGTGCTGATTCTAAACCAGTGGTTGAAATTGAACCAGAATTCTCGCAGGAACCATGTCCAGGGAGACTACTTGGGATGCAGGAAGAACAAGAAACAGAAGAGCAGCGTAATCCTACAAGTGCTTATTATACAGTGGTTGAAAATGAAGAGGGGTCCTCACAGAAACAACATTCTAAACGTCGAGGCAGAGGAAGACCTCGTAAGGAACCTGTAAAACAAGAAACTATGAAGCACCATACTCCAATTGTTGAGAATAATACAGTGGTTGGAATTGAAGTGGGACCATTGGACCAATTGTCTGAGCCTCGAGGAGTACCATCTAAGAAATGTGAAGCTAAACAGTCAGAAATGAGCAAGAGCATCTCGATTTCTTGTGATGACGAAGATGGTTTGGTACATGCACACCAGCAGGAAATTGTAGAGCAACATCACCAGAATGCTGATTCTAAACCAGTGGTTGAAATTGAAGGGGGGTCCTCAGAGCAACCAAAGTCTAAacgtcgaggaagaggaagaccTCGTAAGGAACCTATAAAACAAGCAACTGTGATGCAGCATACTCCAATTGTTGAGAATATTACAGTGGTTGGAATTGAAGTGGGACCATTGCACCAATCGTCTGAGCCTCAAGAAGTACCATCTAAGAAATGTGAAGCTGAACAGTCAGAGATGAGCGAGAGCATCCCGATTTTTTATGGTGACGAAGATGGTTTGATAGTCTTGGGTGAAGGTGATACTCTGACTTCCGCGATTGATGCAATTGATGCTCCAGCAATGGAAAACCAGCCTCAAAGGATGGCTGTCGCTGAGGAAGGTGATGCTGAACAAACACATCAACTGGCAATAACAGAGCAGCAGCATCGGAATATTGAAGCTATTCTAGCTGTTGGAACTGAGGTTGGGTACGTGCAGGCAGAGAAGAGTGAGAAATGTGAAACTGAACATGCAGAGATGATACAAACATTTTATGGTGATGGTTCTGAGAATGAAGCCCAGACGATGGAAAACCAGCCTCCAGAGATGGCTCTTGCtaaggaagaagatattgaacAAATACACCAAGTGGGATTAATAAGGCAGCAACATCGGGACATCGATGCTAATCTAGCTATTGAAACTGAGGTTGCGCACATGCTGGGTTTGATAGTCTTGGGTACTGGTAATAGTCCGACATCTGTGATTGAAGCTCTGCCGACGGAATACCAGCCTCCCTGGATGATTATCTCGGACACAGGTAACACTGAACAAATACACCAACAGGGAATAATAGAGCAGCATCATCGAAATATCGATGTTAATCTAGCTGTTGGAACTGAGGTTGCGCACCTGCAGGCAGAAATTAATGAGAAATTTGAAACTAAACAGGCAGAGATGAGTGAAAGCACGCAAACATTCTTTGGTGATgaagatggtttgattttcgtGGGTAGTGGTAATAGTTTCGCTTCTGTGATTGAAGTTGTACCATTAGAGTGCCAGCCTCCATGGATGGCTCTCTCTGAGGAAGATGACACTGAACGAATACACCAACAGGGTATGATAGAGCAGCAGAACCGAAACACTGATGTTAATCTAGCTGTTGGAACTGAGATTGAGCACATGCTGACAGAGGTGAAAGATAAATGTGAAACGGAACAGGCACATATGAGTGAGAGCATACAATTTTTTTATGGTGATGAAGATGGTTTAATAGTTTTGGGTAATGATAATAGTTTGACTTCTGCAATGGAAGCTCCTCGAATGGAAAACCAGCCTCCTTGGATGGATGTGACCGAGGAAGGTGACACTGAACAATTACATCAACAAGGAATGTTAGAGCAGCAACACCCAAATATCGATTTTAATCTAGATGTTGTAATCGAGGTTGGGCATGTACAGACAGAACAGCAGCTTAATCATAGAGGAAGCATGACTAGAACACATAAGCAAAGTAAAACTGAACTAGAAGAGAAAAGTGAGAGCATAAGACTATGTGCTGATGATTCTACTGAAGGTGGATTGGCAGGAGAGGTTTCTCCTGACAAAAGACCAAAAGAAGTGGCTTTTCCCGACAAAAGACGAAAAGAAGTGGTCACCTTGCTGCAGCAACAGTCGAAACGTCAACTTCGGCCAAGGCCACACGAACCGTATAAAGGAAGGCTTCGCAGACTGAAGCACACCACATATCATCTTTAA
- the LOC113282125 gene encoding mitogen-activated protein kinase 9-like isoform X2 codes for MNMGETEFFTEYGEASRYQILEVIGKGSYGVVASAVDTHTGEKVAIKKINDVFEHVSDATRILREIKLLRLLRHPDVVEIKHIMLPPSRREFKDIYVVFELMESDLHQVIKANDDLTPEHYQFFLYQLLRSLKYIHSANVFHRDLKPKNILANADCKLKICDFGLARVSFNDAPSAIFWTDYVATRWYRAPELCGSFFSKYTPAIDIWSIGCIFAELLTGKPLFPGKNVVHQLDLMTDLLGIPSTESVARIRNEKARRYLSGMWKKPPVPFTQKFPKVDPLALNLLERLLAFDPKDRPSAEEALADPYFHGLANVDREPSTQPISKFEFEFERRKLSKEDVRELIYREILEYHPQMLQEYLNGADQTSFLYPSGVDRFKRQFAHLEEHYGKSGERSTPPLQRQHASLPRERVCAPKEDSVDQHDDIENRSAASVVHKTLQSPTKANSATRSLMKSESISASQCIIVNGKKNLTGEPIDEQNEVDDLSQKISQLGS; via the exons ATG AATATGGGCGAGACGGAATTTTTCACCGAGTATGGTGAGGCAAGTCGGTACCAAATTCTAGAGGTTATTGGCAAAGGAAGTTATGGTGTTGTTGCATCTGCTGTTGACACACATACTGGAGAGAAGGTAGCAATTAAGAAGATTAATGATGTTTTTGAGCATGTCTCTGATGCTACACGTATTCTGAGAGAAATTAAACTCCTTAGGCTTCTACGCCATCCGGATGTTGTAGAGATTAAACACATTATGCTTCCTCCATCTAGGAGAGAATTTAAAGATATTTATGTCGTATttgagttgatggaatcagatcTTCACCAAGTAATTAAGGCAAATGATGATCTTACACCTGAACATTACCAGTTTTTCTTGTATCAACTTCTTCGCTCTTTAAAATATATACATTCAG CCAATGTGTTCCATCGGGATTTAAAGCCAAAAAACATTCTTGCTAATGCGGACTGCAAATTGAAGATTTGTGACTTTGGGCTTGCTCGTGTATCATTTAATGATGCCCCATCAGCTATTTTCTGGACT gatTATGTGGCAACGAGATGGTATCGGGCTCCTGAACTTTGCGGCTCTTTTTTCTCCAAA TACACTCCCGCAATCGATATTTGGAGCATAGGATGCATATTTGCAGAATTGCTTACAGGCAAGCCATTGTTTCCTGGGAAGAATGTGGTGCATCAATTGGATCTCATGACTGATTTGCTTGGTATACCTTCCACTGAATCCGTTGCACGG ATTCGAAATGAAAAGGCTAGAAGATATTTAAGTGGGATGTGGAAGAAACCTCCAGTTCCTTTCACGCAGAAGTTCCCTAAAGTGGATCCTTTGGCTCTCAATCTTCTTGAACGACTGCTTGCCTTTGATCCCAAAGACCGTCCATCTGCTGAAGAA GCATTAGCtgatccatattttcatggtttggcaAATGTGGACCGTGAACCATCAACGCAACCCATCTCAaaatttgagtttgagtttgaaagGAGGAAATTGTCGAAGGAAGATGTACGAGAATTAATTTACAGAGAG ATATTGGAGTATCATCCCCAAATGCTTCAGGAATACCTGAATGGTGCAGATCAAACTAGCTTCCTGTACCCAAG TGGAGTCGATCGATTCAAGCGACAGTTTGCTCATCTGGAGGAGCATTACGGTAAAAGCGGTGAGAGAAGCACTCCCCCACTTCAAAGACAGCACGCGTCTTTACCTAG GGAGAGGGTCTGCGCACCTAAGGAAGACTCGGTCGATCAACACGATGATATTGAAAATCGTAGTGCAGCTTCTGTTGTCCATAAAACCCTTCAGAGCCCAACAAAAGCAAATAGCGCCACACGCAGCCTTATGAAGAGTGAGAGCATCAGTGCTTCTCAATGTATCATTGTGAATGGGAAAAAGAATTTAACG GGAGAACCAATTGATGAACAGAATGAGGTTGATGATTTATCTCAGAAGATTTCTCAACTAGGTTCCTGA
- the LOC113282125 gene encoding mitogen-activated protein kinase 9-like isoform X1: MFGFSQNMGETEFFTEYGEASRYQILEVIGKGSYGVVASAVDTHTGEKVAIKKINDVFEHVSDATRILREIKLLRLLRHPDVVEIKHIMLPPSRREFKDIYVVFELMESDLHQVIKANDDLTPEHYQFFLYQLLRSLKYIHSANVFHRDLKPKNILANADCKLKICDFGLARVSFNDAPSAIFWTDYVATRWYRAPELCGSFFSKYTPAIDIWSIGCIFAELLTGKPLFPGKNVVHQLDLMTDLLGIPSTESVARIRNEKARRYLSGMWKKPPVPFTQKFPKVDPLALNLLERLLAFDPKDRPSAEEALADPYFHGLANVDREPSTQPISKFEFEFERRKLSKEDVRELIYREILEYHPQMLQEYLNGADQTSFLYPSGVDRFKRQFAHLEEHYGKSGERSTPPLQRQHASLPRERVCAPKEDSVDQHDDIENRSAASVVHKTLQSPTKANSATRSLMKSESISASQCIIVNGKKNLTGEPIDEQNEVDDLSQKISQLGS, translated from the exons ATGTTTGGCTTTTCTCAGAATATGGGCGAGACGGAATTTTTCACCGAGTATGGTGAGGCAAGTCGGTACCAAATTCTAGAGGTTATTGGCAAAGGAAGTTATGGTGTTGTTGCATCTGCTGTTGACACACATACTGGAGAGAAGGTAGCAATTAAGAAGATTAATGATGTTTTTGAGCATGTCTCTGATGCTACACGTATTCTGAGAGAAATTAAACTCCTTAGGCTTCTACGCCATCCGGATGTTGTAGAGATTAAACACATTATGCTTCCTCCATCTAGGAGAGAATTTAAAGATATTTATGTCGTATttgagttgatggaatcagatcTTCACCAAGTAATTAAGGCAAATGATGATCTTACACCTGAACATTACCAGTTTTTCTTGTATCAACTTCTTCGCTCTTTAAAATATATACATTCAG CCAATGTGTTCCATCGGGATTTAAAGCCAAAAAACATTCTTGCTAATGCGGACTGCAAATTGAAGATTTGTGACTTTGGGCTTGCTCGTGTATCATTTAATGATGCCCCATCAGCTATTTTCTGGACT gatTATGTGGCAACGAGATGGTATCGGGCTCCTGAACTTTGCGGCTCTTTTTTCTCCAAA TACACTCCCGCAATCGATATTTGGAGCATAGGATGCATATTTGCAGAATTGCTTACAGGCAAGCCATTGTTTCCTGGGAAGAATGTGGTGCATCAATTGGATCTCATGACTGATTTGCTTGGTATACCTTCCACTGAATCCGTTGCACGG ATTCGAAATGAAAAGGCTAGAAGATATTTAAGTGGGATGTGGAAGAAACCTCCAGTTCCTTTCACGCAGAAGTTCCCTAAAGTGGATCCTTTGGCTCTCAATCTTCTTGAACGACTGCTTGCCTTTGATCCCAAAGACCGTCCATCTGCTGAAGAA GCATTAGCtgatccatattttcatggtttggcaAATGTGGACCGTGAACCATCAACGCAACCCATCTCAaaatttgagtttgagtttgaaagGAGGAAATTGTCGAAGGAAGATGTACGAGAATTAATTTACAGAGAG ATATTGGAGTATCATCCCCAAATGCTTCAGGAATACCTGAATGGTGCAGATCAAACTAGCTTCCTGTACCCAAG TGGAGTCGATCGATTCAAGCGACAGTTTGCTCATCTGGAGGAGCATTACGGTAAAAGCGGTGAGAGAAGCACTCCCCCACTTCAAAGACAGCACGCGTCTTTACCTAG GGAGAGGGTCTGCGCACCTAAGGAAGACTCGGTCGATCAACACGATGATATTGAAAATCGTAGTGCAGCTTCTGTTGTCCATAAAACCCTTCAGAGCCCAACAAAAGCAAATAGCGCCACACGCAGCCTTATGAAGAGTGAGAGCATCAGTGCTTCTCAATGTATCATTGTGAATGGGAAAAAGAATTTAACG GGAGAACCAATTGATGAACAGAATGAGGTTGATGATTTATCTCAGAAGATTTCTCAACTAGGTTCCTGA
- the LOC113282125 gene encoding mitogen-activated protein kinase 9-like isoform X3: MGETEFFTEYGEASRYQILEVIGKGSYGVVASAVDTHTGEKVAIKKINDVFEHVSDATRILREIKLLRLLRHPDVVEIKHIMLPPSRREFKDIYVVFELMESDLHQVIKANDDLTPEHYQFFLYQLLRSLKYIHSANVFHRDLKPKNILANADCKLKICDFGLARVSFNDAPSAIFWTDYVATRWYRAPELCGSFFSKYTPAIDIWSIGCIFAELLTGKPLFPGKNVVHQLDLMTDLLGIPSTESVARIRNEKARRYLSGMWKKPPVPFTQKFPKVDPLALNLLERLLAFDPKDRPSAEEALADPYFHGLANVDREPSTQPISKFEFEFERRKLSKEDVRELIYREILEYHPQMLQEYLNGADQTSFLYPSGVDRFKRQFAHLEEHYGKSGERSTPPLQRQHASLPRERVCAPKEDSVDQHDDIENRSAASVVHKTLQSPTKANSATRSLMKSESISASQCIIVNGKKNLTGEPIDEQNEVDDLSQKISQLGS; the protein is encoded by the exons ATGGGCGAGACGGAATTTTTCACCGAGTATGGTGAGGCAAGTCGGTACCAAATTCTAGAGGTTATTGGCAAAGGAAGTTATGGTGTTGTTGCATCTGCTGTTGACACACATACTGGAGAGAAGGTAGCAATTAAGAAGATTAATGATGTTTTTGAGCATGTCTCTGATGCTACACGTATTCTGAGAGAAATTAAACTCCTTAGGCTTCTACGCCATCCGGATGTTGTAGAGATTAAACACATTATGCTTCCTCCATCTAGGAGAGAATTTAAAGATATTTATGTCGTATttgagttgatggaatcagatcTTCACCAAGTAATTAAGGCAAATGATGATCTTACACCTGAACATTACCAGTTTTTCTTGTATCAACTTCTTCGCTCTTTAAAATATATACATTCAG CCAATGTGTTCCATCGGGATTTAAAGCCAAAAAACATTCTTGCTAATGCGGACTGCAAATTGAAGATTTGTGACTTTGGGCTTGCTCGTGTATCATTTAATGATGCCCCATCAGCTATTTTCTGGACT gatTATGTGGCAACGAGATGGTATCGGGCTCCTGAACTTTGCGGCTCTTTTTTCTCCAAA TACACTCCCGCAATCGATATTTGGAGCATAGGATGCATATTTGCAGAATTGCTTACAGGCAAGCCATTGTTTCCTGGGAAGAATGTGGTGCATCAATTGGATCTCATGACTGATTTGCTTGGTATACCTTCCACTGAATCCGTTGCACGG ATTCGAAATGAAAAGGCTAGAAGATATTTAAGTGGGATGTGGAAGAAACCTCCAGTTCCTTTCACGCAGAAGTTCCCTAAAGTGGATCCTTTGGCTCTCAATCTTCTTGAACGACTGCTTGCCTTTGATCCCAAAGACCGTCCATCTGCTGAAGAA GCATTAGCtgatccatattttcatggtttggcaAATGTGGACCGTGAACCATCAACGCAACCCATCTCAaaatttgagtttgagtttgaaagGAGGAAATTGTCGAAGGAAGATGTACGAGAATTAATTTACAGAGAG ATATTGGAGTATCATCCCCAAATGCTTCAGGAATACCTGAATGGTGCAGATCAAACTAGCTTCCTGTACCCAAG TGGAGTCGATCGATTCAAGCGACAGTTTGCTCATCTGGAGGAGCATTACGGTAAAAGCGGTGAGAGAAGCACTCCCCCACTTCAAAGACAGCACGCGTCTTTACCTAG GGAGAGGGTCTGCGCACCTAAGGAAGACTCGGTCGATCAACACGATGATATTGAAAATCGTAGTGCAGCTTCTGTTGTCCATAAAACCCTTCAGAGCCCAACAAAAGCAAATAGCGCCACACGCAGCCTTATGAAGAGTGAGAGCATCAGTGCTTCTCAATGTATCATTGTGAATGGGAAAAAGAATTTAACG GGAGAACCAATTGATGAACAGAATGAGGTTGATGATTTATCTCAGAAGATTTCTCAACTAGGTTCCTGA
- the LOC113282126 gene encoding serine carboxypeptidase-like 50 — translation MDWNLKAKKLTKQILRTKNFNHCSIVNSAMVSASIFFLSFLLLILPLNSYSLFPKQALPTKSGYLPINSTSGSAIFFAFYEAQHPSSSLSQTPILVWLQGGPGCSSMIGNFFELGPWRVSSDSKSNESIILKSNPGAWNRKFGVVFIDNPIGAGFSIASSPEEIPVDQETVAKHLFIALRSFISLEKLWNSRPIYITGESYAGKYVPSIGYYILRHNSHSSVSEQVNLQGVAIGNGLTHPVTQVATHADTAYFSGLINEKQRTQLEVLQAEAVRLTQEQKWAQAADARNQVLRRLENMTGLATLYDLRRKKPYEMVMVTKFLENEEIKKALGVNKSIIFEECSGTVGKALHEDVMKSAKYMVQELVKKSKVLLYQGQFDLRDGVVSTEAWIKELRWEGLEKFLKAERKVWKVNGEVAGYVQKWASLTEVVVSGAGHLVPTDQALSSQAMIEDRVLENGLFGREIGVLASKLKCAHGDI, via the coding sequence ATGGATTGGAATTTAAAAGCAAAGAAACTAACAAAACAAATACTCAGAACAAAAAATTTCAACCACTGCAGCATAGTGAACTCTGCAATGGTCtcagcttccatcttcttccTCAGTTTTCTCCTTCTCATTCTTCCTTTAAACTCTTACTCTCTCTTCCCAAAACAAGCCCTTCCAACCAAATCAGGTTATCTTCCGATTAATTCAACTTCTGGTTCTGCAATTTTCTTTGCTTTCTATGAAGCTCAACATCCCAGTTCTTCTCTTTCTCAAACACCCATTTTGGTATGGCTTCAAGGTGGTCCAGGTTGCTCGTCGATGATTGGCAACTTCTTCGAGCTCGGTCCTTGGCGCGTAAGTTCTGATTCTAAATCAAATGAAAGCATAATTCTTAAGTCAAATCCTGGTGCCTGGAATCGTAAATTCGGAGTAGTTTTCATTGATAATCCTATTGGAGCTGGTTTTAGTATTGCTTCTTCACCCGAGGAGATCCCAGTAGATCAAGAAACTGTTGCTAAACACCTTTTTATTGCTCTTAGATCTTTTATCTCGCTAGAGAAGTTGTGGAATTCTCGGCCGATTTACATAACAGGAGAGAGCTATGCAGGTAAGTATGTTCCTTCCATTGGGTACTACATTTTGCGACATAATTCTCATTCATCAGTATCAGAACAAGTGAATTTACAAGGAGTTGCAATTGGGAATGGGTTGACCCATCCGGTTACTCAAGTAGCTACACATGCTGATACAGCATATTTCTCCGGTTTGATCAATGAGAAGCAAAGGACTCAACTTGAGGTACTTCAAGCAGAGGCAGTGAGACTGACCCAGGAACAGAAATGGGCGCAGGCTGCCGATGCACGTAATCAGGTTCTGCGCAGGTTGGAAAATATGACGGGACTGGCTACTCTATATGATTTGAGAAGGAAAAAGCCTTATGAGATGGTGATGGTTACCAAATTCTTAGAGAATGAAGAGATAAAGAAAGCTTTGGGTGTTAACAAATCCATAATTTTTGAAGAATGTAGTGGTACTGTAGGTAAAGCTTTGCATGAGGACGTGATGAAGAGTGCGAAATATATGGTTCAAGAACTAGTGAAGAAAAGCAAGGTTCTATTATACCAGGGGCAATTTGATTTAAGAGATGGAGTGGTATCAACAGAGGCTTGGATAAAGGAACTCAGATGGGAAGGGTTGGAGAAGTTTCTTAAGGCAGAAAGAAAGGTTTGGAAAGTGAATGGAGAGGTTGCTGGTTATGTACAGAAATGGGCAAGTTTAACTGAAGTTGTTGTTTCAGGAGCCGGTCATCTTGTTCCTACTGATCAAGCATTGAGTTCCCAGGCAATGATAGAAGATAGGGTTTTGGAGAATGGATTGTTTGGCCGTGAAATAGGAGTTTTAGCATCGAAACTCAAATGTGCTCATGGAGATATATaa